A portion of the Paenibacillus sp. PvR098 genome contains these proteins:
- a CDS encoding AI-2E family transporter, whose protein sequence is MPQSRWFRISLGLILLLIIINLFNQISFLFVPIYTMAKMLLIPFAAAGFFYYLLRPLVHLWERRGMKRKEATLLIYVVLTAFTALLMIGLGPMLQSQLNLFLENVPELLEALRVQLEHFEENRFLAAFFPSDSFDLTAKVSDWVNRSITLATNYVTGLISLVTSTLLILTAIPVILYYWLTEGHYAKQALLDWLPERVNSVAEELLTEIDSVLGEFTIGRIVVCLVVGVMVYAGFLLIGLPYPMLLALFAMVMNLIPLIGPMIGTIPSFIVAFTESSVMAVWVIVIVVVAKLADNILVSPQVFSNRMDLHPLTVLLLLIISAEAAGILGMIFVIPVYMVVKIMWLRFRPRLST, encoded by the coding sequence GTGCCGCAGAGTCGTTGGTTCCGTATCAGCCTTGGTCTGATCCTGCTGCTGATTATTATCAATTTATTCAACCAAATCAGCTTTCTGTTTGTGCCGATCTACACCATGGCCAAGATGCTGCTGATTCCATTCGCCGCGGCGGGCTTCTTCTACTACCTACTGCGTCCACTAGTTCACCTCTGGGAGCGTCGGGGGATGAAGCGTAAGGAAGCTACGCTGCTGATTTATGTGGTCTTGACCGCTTTTACCGCGCTGCTCATGATCGGCCTAGGTCCCATGCTTCAGAGTCAGTTAAATCTCTTTCTGGAAAATGTGCCTGAGCTTCTGGAGGCGCTGCGCGTACAGTTGGAGCATTTCGAAGAAAATCGTTTTCTTGCCGCATTCTTTCCGTCAGACAGCTTTGATCTCACGGCCAAAGTGTCGGATTGGGTAAACCGCAGCATCACCTTAGCTACGAACTACGTTACCGGTTTAATCAGTCTGGTAACTAGTACGCTACTGATCCTGACGGCGATCCCCGTCATTTTGTATTACTGGCTGACGGAGGGGCATTATGCGAAGCAAGCGCTTCTGGACTGGCTCCCTGAGAGAGTGAATTCCGTCGCGGAAGAGCTGCTGACAGAGATCGATAGTGTGCTGGGTGAATTTACGATCGGCCGTATCGTAGTCTGTCTTGTGGTGGGCGTCATGGTCTATGCCGGATTCCTTCTGATCGGCCTCCCTTATCCGATGCTGCTCGCCCTCTTCGCCATGGTCATGAATCTGATACCTCTCATCGGTCCGATGATCGGTACGATTCCAAGCTTTATTGTCGCATTTACGGAATCCTCTGTCATGGCCGTGTGGGTCATCGTCATCGTTGTAGTGGCCAAGCTGGCCGATAACATATTAGTCTCGCCGCAAGTATTCAGCAACCGGATGGACCTGCACCCGTTAACCGTGCTTCTCCTGCTGATCATATCTGCGGAAGCAGCGGGAATTCTCGGCATGATATTCGTCATTCCGGTATATATGGTTGTCAAAATTATGTGGCTTCGCTTCCGGCCGAGGCTGAGCACTTGA
- a CDS encoding SDR family NAD(P)-dependent oxidoreductase, with amino-acid sequence MNTNPVQSGVGKDRRMEGQVALVTGGGSGIGKASALLLSEHGAKVCILGRTAEELDETKKQIEARGGEAMAVVADISVPSDMEAAVKQTVNHWGRLDVVCANAGINGVMTSIEDMEVDDWQQVVDINLRGTFLTVKYAVPYMKTSGGSIIITSSINGNRVFSNLGFSTYSTTKAGQVAFMKMAALELAQYRIRVNAICPGAIETNIDDSTHKRPALEEIRIPVEFPEGDQPLARGPGSSEQVADLVLFLAGKASSHISGTEIYIDGAESLLRG; translated from the coding sequence ATGAATACCAATCCAGTGCAATCGGGTGTTGGCAAGGACAGACGCATGGAAGGACAAGTGGCGCTCGTCACCGGCGGAGGGTCGGGGATCGGTAAAGCTTCCGCTCTGCTTCTTAGCGAGCATGGAGCAAAGGTGTGTATCCTTGGAAGAACTGCGGAAGAGCTCGACGAAACGAAAAAGCAAATCGAAGCACGCGGCGGCGAAGCGATGGCTGTAGTCGCGGATATCTCTGTCCCAAGCGATATGGAGGCAGCTGTAAAGCAAACCGTAAATCACTGGGGCCGTCTCGATGTTGTTTGCGCCAATGCCGGCATCAACGGCGTCATGACCTCGATCGAGGACATGGAAGTTGACGATTGGCAGCAGGTGGTGGACATTAACCTAAGAGGTACCTTCCTCACAGTGAAGTATGCAGTGCCTTACATGAAAACAAGCGGTGGCAGTATCATCATCACCAGCTCCATCAACGGCAATCGGGTATTCTCTAACTTAGGCTTCAGCACCTACAGCACCACCAAGGCCGGCCAAGTCGCCTTCATGAAGATGGCTGCCCTGGAGCTGGCGCAATACCGTATTCGCGTCAATGCCATATGCCCTGGCGCGATTGAAACCAACATTGACGATAGCACGCATAAACGTCCGGCGCTGGAGGAGATTCGCATTCCAGTAGAGTTCCCTGAGGGCGACCAACCGCTTGCTCGCGGCCCAGGGTCCTCGGAGCAGGTGGCGGATCTGGTGCTTTTCCTGGCCGGCAAAGCGTCTTCCCACATTTCAGGCACCGAAATTTACATCGACGGCGCGGAATCGCTGCTTCGGGGATAA
- a CDS encoding alpha-glucosidase/alpha-galactosidase: protein MAKITIIGAGSVVFAKRLISDILSYPELSDSTFSLTDIQPVRLQTAEQMAKKLVEQHGNKARVEATLDRKAALTGANYVLNLIQVGLHEATLKDFEIPKKYGVKQTIADTLGIGGVFRALRTAPVMLDFCRDMEEVCPDALLLNYTNPMAMLMLAVAKASSVKAVGLCHSVQNTADDLASYLNIPIEELDYKVAGINHMAWFLELKRKGEDLYPRLFQAMDKVEIFAQDKVRFEMMRRLNFFVTESSEHMSEYTPYFNKRDDLIQHFDIPIDEYIRRSERNLLRFEETKRKIENGESFETEKSHEYGAPIIHSIETGTDRVIWGNVLNTRLITNLPQNSCVEVPCLVNKGGIQPCYVGDLPPQLAAMNMTNINVQQLTVEAVLTGNVDYVYQAVMLDPHTSSVLSLDEIWDMTQELLHAHAVLLPQFTKGRNYVLNPSVSKIGSI, encoded by the coding sequence ATGGCTAAGATTACGATTATTGGAGCGGGAAGCGTAGTTTTTGCGAAACGATTAATTTCCGATATTTTATCGTATCCCGAGCTTTCAGACAGTACCTTCAGTTTAACCGATATCCAACCGGTCCGCTTGCAGACCGCTGAGCAAATGGCAAAAAAATTGGTGGAGCAGCATGGCAATAAAGCGCGAGTGGAAGCAACGCTCGATCGCAAGGCAGCCTTAACGGGTGCTAATTATGTGCTGAACCTCATTCAGGTGGGCCTGCATGAGGCCACCCTGAAGGACTTTGAAATCCCTAAAAAATATGGCGTGAAGCAGACCATTGCCGATACACTAGGTATTGGCGGCGTGTTCAGAGCATTGCGTACAGCCCCGGTTATGCTGGATTTTTGCCGTGACATGGAAGAGGTATGTCCCGATGCTCTCTTGTTAAACTACACGAACCCGATGGCGATGCTTATGCTGGCCGTAGCGAAGGCGAGCTCCGTCAAGGCGGTCGGACTTTGTCACAGTGTACAGAATACGGCAGATGATTTGGCTTCCTATCTTAATATTCCGATAGAAGAACTGGATTATAAAGTGGCCGGCATTAACCATATGGCCTGGTTTCTGGAGTTAAAGCGTAAGGGAGAAGACTTATACCCGAGGCTCTTTCAAGCGATGGATAAAGTGGAGATTTTCGCGCAAGACAAGGTTCGTTTTGAAATGATGCGTCGATTGAACTTTTTTGTTACCGAATCCAGTGAGCATATGTCTGAATACACGCCTTATTTCAATAAACGAGACGATTTGATTCAGCATTTTGATATTCCGATTGACGAGTATATTCGCCGCAGCGAGAGGAATCTGCTGCGGTTTGAGGAAACGAAGCGGAAGATCGAGAACGGCGAATCGTTCGAAACGGAAAAAAGCCATGAATACGGCGCTCCGATTATTCATTCAATTGAAACGGGAACGGACCGTGTCATATGGGGGAACGTTCTGAATACCCGCTTAATTACCAACCTGCCGCAAAATTCATGCGTGGAAGTACCTTGCCTTGTGAATAAGGGCGGAATTCAGCCTTGCTATGTGGGCGACCTTCCGCCGCAGCTGGCAGCCATGAACATGACCAATATTAATGTTCAGCAGTTAACGGTTGAGGCCGTGCTCACAGGGAATGTGGATTATGTGTATCAAGCGGTGATGCTGGATCCGCATACCTCATCCGTACTGTCTTTAGATGAAATCTGGGATATGACCCAAGAATTATTGCACGCCCATGCGGTTTTATTGCCTCAGTTTACCAAAGGGCGGAATTATGTATTGAATCCGTCCGTGTCCAAGATAGGAAGCATCTGA
- a CDS encoding carbohydrate ABC transporter permease yields the protein MKAHEVTGLKKRSILVPSIPKLNRNSWKTSMIFLILCAGSALFLLPFIWMLSTALKTPAEAAGSRIHIIPEKLMWSNFSDALNAAPFMGYVGNSMIVAVFSVVMTVFINCLAGYAFAKYNFVGKTVLFMMVLSTLMIPTQIIMVPNFYILKELDWINTYAGLIVPRGAEAFGLFLARQYIMNIPDSLIEAARIDGAGELKIFNRIILPNVKPLIAVLVIFTFMWRWNDLIWPLIAVSEKSMYTVQLGLAMVKGEHYIDWTMTMCLTLLSIIPIMIVFLLFQRYFVQGMVSSGTKE from the coding sequence ATGAAAGCACATGAAGTGACCGGCCTTAAGAAAAGGTCCATCCTGGTCCCGTCGATCCCTAAGCTGAATCGAAATTCATGGAAAACCAGTATGATTTTTTTGATCCTTTGCGCAGGTTCGGCCTTGTTTTTGCTTCCTTTTATCTGGATGCTTTCAACGGCATTAAAAACTCCGGCGGAAGCGGCCGGAAGCAGGATACATATTATTCCGGAGAAGCTCATGTGGAGCAATTTCTCTGATGCGTTGAATGCCGCGCCGTTCATGGGCTACGTAGGGAACAGCATGATTGTTGCGGTCTTCTCAGTCGTTATGACGGTCTTCATTAACTGTCTGGCCGGGTATGCCTTCGCCAAATATAACTTTGTTGGGAAAACGGTGCTTTTTATGATGGTTTTGAGTACCTTGATGATTCCCACGCAAATCATTATGGTACCTAACTTCTATATCCTGAAGGAGCTAGATTGGATCAATACCTACGCAGGGCTCATTGTTCCGCGGGGCGCGGAGGCGTTCGGCTTATTCTTAGCAAGGCAGTATATCATGAACATTCCCGACTCCCTCATTGAAGCGGCGCGAATCGACGGTGCGGGTGAGTTGAAAATCTTTAACCGGATCATCCTGCCTAACGTGAAGCCATTGATTGCCGTGCTGGTCATCTTCACCTTCATGTGGAGATGGAACGATCTGATTTGGCCGCTGATTGCCGTCTCCGAGAAGAGCATGTACACTGTCCAACTGGGCTTGGCGATGGTCAAAGGGGAGCATTACATTGATTGGACGATGACCATGTGTCTGACGCTGCTTTCCATCATCCCGATCATGATTGTGTTCTTGCTGTTCCAGCGTTATTTTGTTCAAGGGATGGTCAGCTCAGGTACGAAAGAATAA